A region of the Candidatus Dadabacteria bacterium genome:
AATTCTCGTATTGTTTCGGTTTGTCCTTCTACCACCGCCACAATCAAAGCCGTCCTACCGTCATTATCCCTTGCATTAACATTAGAACTCTTCTTGTAAAGAAAAACCATTCCCGCCAAGATAAGAACTGCCACAACTATTGCTACCTCCATCTCAAACCCTCCTGTAACAGTTTAATGTAGGCATTATATCCACCCACCAAACCGCTTCTCCACAATTCCACAAACCTTTCCACACAGTTTCAACGGGTTTTCCACAGTTCAGGGGCAGTTTTCCACACCCGGATGTGGAAAAAAACGGCTCTCTTTCATCTCAACCCTGAAGTTGTCTTTAACGCCCGCAAGCATCTCCGCAACTGTTTCGCCCGTTTCCGGGTGAGTGAAACCGGGCGCAATGAGGGCTAACGGCTCAAGAATAAAACGCCTTTCACGGGCAAGCGGGTGGGGAATTCGCAACCCCCCGCTTTCAATCACTTCGCCCCCGTAAAACAGTATGTCAAGATCAATTATTCTCGGTCTGTTGTTTCCCTTTTCCCGCCGCCCCATTGCCCTTTCAACCTCCTGAAGTTTCATCAGCAGGTCTTCCGGAGCGGGCGCGCCCTCCAACTCCGCGACCGCATTCATAAAAAACGGCTGTTCATCCTCCACGCCCACCGGCTCGGTTTCAAACAGGGGCGAGACCTTTACGACAGACGCAAAAGATGACACATGCAAAAGCGCGCGGACGCAGTTTGCCTCCCTGTCGCCAAGGTTTGTTCCTATTCCGATAAAGATTCGCGCCCCGCTCAAGAGTTCCGCTCCCGCCTTATCATATCGGACACAAAATCCCCCGCCCTTGCGACCGCCTCTTTTTCGTCCAGCCCCCTTGCAAGAAACGCGCAGAGGGCGGACGAGAACACACAGCCCGTTCCGCGCGCGCTCCCGCCCTCCCTTTTGCGCCTGATTTTATGAGACCGCCCGCCGGAAAACAGCAAGTCGCAAACCTCGCTTCCCGGCAAATGCCCGCCCGTTATGATGACCGCGCGCGCCCCGAACGCCCCTATGGCGCGCGCTGCGGTTTCCATGTCATCCTCGCTTTCCACCGCCCCGCCGCAAAACCTGCCCGCCTCCTCGGTGTTGGGCGTAACAAAGTCGCACAGCGGGAGCAACTCTTTTTTGAGCGCCTCCACGCCGCCGTCAGTCAGCAGGGGCGAGCCGGAGGAGGATTTCATAACGGGGTCCGCCACTATATTGCCGAGGGAATAGTCCCTTATGTTGCGGCACACGGCGATGACCGTTTCCTCGTCAAACAGCATTCCCGTTTTTGCCGCGTCCGGCGCTCCCGCCTCCACAGCGGCGGCGAACATGGCGTCTATAAGGGCGGTCGGGGTTTTTTCCGCCGCCCGAACCCCGCCGCCGGTCTGCGCCGTCAGGCAGACGCACACCGCGCTTCCCCGGACGCCGAGGGCGGAAAATGTTTTCAAGTCGGCGCTGAGACCCGCGCCGTCCGAGGAATCAAAACCGGCTATTGAGAGCGCGCTACGCATGGCTTGAACTGTTTAACAGACGGCGGGGGATTTTACAAAAACGCGCGGGGCTGTATAATTGCGGTCTCAAGTTCAAACGGAGAGGTGAGTTATGGGAGAACCGCAGATATTTATGCCCGAACTTTTCAGGGAGGATGAGGAGGGGAGAGTCCGCCTTGTCGCCGGATACTGCCCGGAGTCAAAGAACTGGACATTCCCCCGGTATCTTGCCGACCCGGTGAGTTTCACCGATAACATTGAGGAAAAACTGCTGAGCCCCACCGGGGTTCTTCACTCTTTCACAGTCGTGCGCAGGCACATGAAGGAATATGAGAATGTGATTCCATTTGTGCTTGCCCTTGTTGATTTCCCTGAGACCGTGCGCGTTATGGCGCAGGTTGAGACCAAGGATTTTGACGCGCTGACCTTCGGCGAAGAGATGGCGGTTACCACCGGCATCATAAGAAAAGCCGCCGACGGCAGCGATGTGGTTTCCTACAAATTCATCCCCGTGCGGGAAATGAAGTAACTAACCTACCACTCAGCCCTGATGGTCTTGCCGGGCACAAGCCCCTTCCTTTTCAAAAATCCCGCCGGAAGTTCAAGGGCGGCGGTGTATTCAGCGCCGGGCGCGTATTTTCCCGCCTCCGCAAAACACCGCCGCTCCCACCGCCGCTTGCTCTCAAAAACCCCGCGCGGACACTTCTTCATCCTCACCGCCCGGACAACATTTCCGTCTTCTCCTATGTAGAGAATGTCCAGATCTATGTAAGTGTTGAGCATCCAGAATCCGCCCGACACGGGGGAGTCAAACACAAACAGCATCCCGCTTCCGTCAGGCAAATTTCTTCTGCACATCAGGCCGAGGGCTTTGTCTTTGGCGGAGGACGCAACCTCCGCGCGGACTTCCGCCCGCGCCCCCGCGCCTGAGAGCAGCACGGTTGTCTTTTCAAGCGGCGGGCGGGCAACCCCCCCGCAGTCAGACCGGAAGTGAAAGTCCGCCGCCGCTGGTCGCGCCCACAAAACCGCCGTCAGGCAGAAAACAAAAAACGCCGCGCCTTTCAACCTTCCATCGCTTCGGCGACCGCCCGCTCAACCGCGCCCCTTATTTCACCGAGGCGTTTTTCACTCTCCGCCTCAAAGCGAAGCACCAGCGCGGGCTGGGTGTTTGATGCCCGCACAAGCCCCCACCCGCCCGGAAACTCCGCCCGGACGCCGTCTATGTCAACGATTTTCGCTTCGGGGAATCTCTCCGCTATCAGGGTTTTCACCCTTTCCGCCGCCCCGAACTTTTTATCATCCGGGCAGTCCGCCCGTATCTCCGGCGTGGAGAAAAGGGGCGGAACATCCGCCAGAAGCCCGGAGGGGCTCTTGCCCGTTTTTGACACTATTTCCAGAAGTCTTACCCCCGCATAAAGCGCGTCATCGTATCCGGGAAACCTGTCTCCGAAGAATATGTGCCCGCTCATTTCTCCGGCAAGGTCGGCCTTCTCATCGGTCAGTTTCTTTTTCATAAGCGAGTGCCCGGTTTTCCACATAATCGCTTCCGCTCCGGATTTTTCCGACAGTTCAAACAGCAATTTTGAGCATTTGACATCACCTATTATCTTCGCGCCCGGCACGCCCGCGGCTATGTCAAGGGCGAAGATGAGCGTGAGCATGTCGCCCCGCACAACGTCTCCGCCGCCGTCCACAACGCCGAGGCGGTCTGCGTCTCCGTCAAACGCCATTCCCAGAGGAAGGTTTTTGTCCCGCACCGCCGCAATGAGGTCTGCCAGGTTTTCCTCCACTGACGGGTCGGGGTGGTGGTTGGGAAATGTTCCGTCCGGTTCGGTGAACAGCCCCTCCGCCCTGCAGCCCAGTTTTTCAAACACAAGCGGAGCGGCAATGCCGCCCGTTCCGTTCCCGCAGTCGTAGGCAAACTCAATTCCCCTCTCCACCCGGACGTTTTCGCACAGAAAGTCCGCATATCTTCCGGTTATGTCGGCTTCGGACTTTTTGCCGCGCCCGACTCTTGAGGGCGGCGGGCTTGTTGCGAGAGCCCTTATGTCATCGCCGAACATGGCGCTTTTGCCCATGCACAGTTTGAGCCCGTTGTATTCGGGGGGGTTGTGGCTCGCCGTTACCACCGCGCCGCCGCCGAGGTCCATATCAAAAATGGAGAAATAAAGCATGGGCGTTGACACAAGGCCGATGTCAACAACGTTCACTCCCTCGCCTGTTATGCCGTCCGCGAGGGCGGCGGCAAGTTTCTCCGAGTCAGGGCGGCAGTCTCTGCCGACGGCGACCGTTTCCGCCCCCTCGCGCCTTGCCCTCGCGCCGTATGACCGCCCAATGGCGAAGACCGTCTCCTCGTTTATCTGGTCTCCCACCGTTCCCCTGATGTCGTACTCTCTGAAGATGTTTTGCATGTTTCCACTCATAAACTTGAGTATTTTACCTCTTTTACCGAGGGTATTGAGGACTTTAGTAGGTATGTTTATTACAGTAAAGCAATATAGATGAGGAACACGAAAAGCCATACGCATGAAGTCTGGGCAAGTCTAATTCTTTGCGATAGAGACCAGAAAAGGATTAAAAAATTCCTTGTAAGTGATTTTGGACTCAAAGAGAAAAGCGTAGTTAAGGAAATGCACCTAACCGTATACCATTCCCGTAGACTCTTTCGAGGTGTTTACCCACTTTCAGAGTCGGCTTCTGTTGAGTTAGATGTAGGGGATACCCGCTTCATGGTAATGATTTCAGGTGGAGAAAATCCTCGTGTTGGCGTTAAACCGGGAGACAAACGCATTGGTATCAGAGTGCAAAAAAGAAGCAAGACAAGAAACATAGTTGACCAATACCGTTCTTGCTTGACAGCACTGGAGTCTCAAGACATTCTCGGTAAGCGAAAACGTAGCACCAGAAGCCATAATGCTTTTGGTGCAAAATCTTTTCAACCCCACATGACATTACTGCTTCCCGGTAGCGGTATAGGGCAAGACCTGAGAGAGATAGGCATTGCTTTTCGTAAAACCCTAGGACTTTTAGTATTTGATAGATTCTCAGTTGAAGTCTCGAAGATTCGCTGACCAATCCTATAGAAATGAAGTACGCAGACAAAATCAACATTGAGCAACTGATGCCTGAATTAGGGTTTTTTGCCATTGGGCTGTAATAACTTACACTTCCACCCGTGATAACTCCTTCCTTTACAGAGTTCAAAAAGAAACTGAAACACGGAAACCTGATTCCCGTATGGGACGAGATACCGCAAGTTGACGACACGCCCGTATCCGTGTTTGCCAAGATAGACAGGTCGGAGCATTCGTTTCTTTTTGAAAGCGCGGACGGCACGGACAAGTGGGCGCGCCACAGTTTTCTGGGGTCGGGCTCAAACTGCATTTTCCGCGCCAGAGGGCGGAGTGTTGAGATCATTGAAAACGGCTCGGCGCGAACCGAAACGGGCGACCCGTTTGAACTTCTGCGGAAACTTCTGGGAAGATACAAGTTTGTGGCGGACCCCGGCGTTGCCCCCTTTTCCGGCGGCGCGGTGGGCCATATGAACTATGACGCCGTGCGGCTGATTGAAGACCTGCCCGCAAGCAAGCCCGACCTGCTTGGAGTCTGGGACTTGCACTTTGCCGTTACCTTTTCCGTCCTCATTTTTGACAACACAAACAGTAGCGTGAAAATCGTTGTCTGCGCCCACTGCCCCGATCCCGGGCGCGCAAAAGAGGTTTACGACTCCGCCACGAAGGAGATAGAGCGGCTGAAAAGCGCGGTTGCCGCCCCCCCGCCCCGGAGTTCCGCTCCCGCGCGGGACGGCGGCGCGGGAGCGCCGTCATCCAATTTTGAGAGGGCGGACTTTGAAAGCGCGGTCGCCGCAGTGAAGGAATACATACGCGCGGGCGACATAATACAGGCGGTAATATCGCAGAGGTGGCATACCCCCCTTGATGTGAAGCCGCTCGCTCTTTACCGCGCGCTGAGGGAACTCAACCCGTCTCCCTACATGTTTCTGCTGAAAACCGGCGGACAGACGCTTGTCGGCGCGTCTCCCGAAGTGATGGTCAGAAAAACCGGCGCCGTTGTGGAGAGCCGCCCCATTGCCGGGACCCGCCCGAGGGGCGCGGACGCCGCCGCCGATGACGCGCTCGCCCGCCAGCTTCTTGCCGATGAAAAGGAGCGCGCGGAACACATAATGCTTGTGGACCTGGCGCGCAACGACCTTGGAAGGGTCGCAAAGCCCGGCACGGTCAAGGTGGATTCCTTTATGAAGGTTGAGAGGTATTCGCACGTGATGCACATGACATCCAATGTGAGGGGCGAGATCGCCCCCGGGCGCGACATGATTGATTTGGTGAAGGCGGTGTTTCCGGCGGGCACGCTCAGCGGCGCGCCCAAGGTCCGGGCGATGGAGATAATAGACGAGATAGAGCCGAGCACGAGGGGCCCCTACGGCGGCGCGGTGGGCTATATGAGTTTTTCGGGCGATATGGACACGTGCATCGCCATCAGGACTTTCCTGATTAAGGACGGCTCAATATACTTTCAGGCGGGCGCGGGAATTGTGGCGGATTCCGACCCCGCAAAGGAATACGAGGAGACGGTCAACAAAGCGAGGGCGCTGATTAAGGCGCTTGAAAAGGCGCGGAGTGTAAAATAAGAAGGATAATGACCTTATTAAAAGGTCTTTACTTGCAATTTATAATTAACACCCCTTTGCTTGAGGAGAAAAAAGTATCGCCCTTAAAACTAATGCCTACGCTACTGCCACTCTCTTTCGCTCCCCCTTCGTGCATTAGTTCGTATTCCCCGCCTTCGCACATTTCAACGGCTTTTGCGTAGCATTCGTGAGTTGAATCGCACTCTATCACATATCCCTTTTTACCATGGGGACCAGTAATGGGCTTTGCGGTTGCACAACCCAGCAAACTAGCCGAGCACAAAAGGAGCACCAGAGCAGAAGAAAGGTTTACTTCCTTATTCATTGTCTTTTCTTTGTAGCGAGTGCCCCCATACTATAATAGGAACTGCGGAGCGTCAAAGGGGCTTTATCGTCTTGATTTATCATTCGTGTATAATTCTATCTCAATGATTTTAATGATAGACAATTACGACTCTTTCACCTACAACCTTGTTCACTATTTCTGCGAACTGGGCGCGGAGGTTTCCACCCGCCGCAATGACGCCATAACAACGGATGAGGTGGAAGAACTTGCCCCGGAGATGATAGTCATATCGCCGGGCCCGTGCTCTCCCGACAAGGCGGGGATTTCGCTTGAACTGGTGAAAAGGTTTGCCGGGAAGACACCCATCCTCGGCGTCTGCCTCGGTCATCAGGCGGTTGCCCAGGCGTTCGGGGCGCGCATAGAGAGGGCAAAGCGGCTTCTTCACGGCAAGACCTCCGACATACTCCACGGCGGCGGCGGCGTGTTCAAAGGGCTTCCCAGCCCGTTTCGCGCCACAAGGTATCACTCGCTCATCGTTGACCCGCCTTCCCTTCCCGATTATTTTGAAGTAACGGCGTGGACGGATGAGGACGAGATAATGGGCATAAGACACAAGGGCTTTTCCGGCGGGGGCAGGCTTGAAGGGGTTCAGTTTCATCCCGAATCCGTCCTGACAGAGCACGGAATGGAACTGCTTAAAAACTTTATGGAGGGAGGCGGAAAATGCTCCGCCCTTCGGCCCGTCTGACGGCGCGCGCCTGAACACCTGACCTGAAACAATGAAGGGACGTTCCCCCAAAATGGCAAAATCTAAAAGACGGCGAAACAGACCCGCGCCCCCTCCGCCCCCGCCTCCTCCGCCCGCTTCTGATGTCTCCGTTCTTCCCTCTTATCCCCGCTTGTCGCGGATAGTCCCGCCGGCGGCGCTGATACTGCTGGCGGCGGTCAGTTACTGGCCGGTTTATTTCGCCGGGTTTGTCTGGGATGATGCGGTGTTTACGGACTCTCAGGCGGTCGCCACATGGTCGGGGCTTTGGGATATATGGTTTACACGGGGCGGCGTGGAATACGAGGGGCATTACTGGCCGGTGATATACACCTCCTTCTGGCTGGAGCATAAGTTGTGGGGTTACAGCCCGGCCGGATTTCACGCGGTCAACGTCCTGTTGCACGGGACTGTTTCCGTGTTGCTGTGGCGGTTGCTGGCGCGGCTTGCCGTGCCCGGCGCGTGGCTTGCCGCGGCGGTCTTCGCCGCGCACCCGATACACGTTGAGGCGGTGGCGTGGATCATCTCCCGCAAGAACCTTCTCGCCACTCTGTTCTACCTGCTTGCGGCGGGCTTCTGGTTGCGCCACTACGAACGTTCCCAAACCGGCGACTACATAAAGATGCTTGCCCTGTTCACCGTCGGTATGTTCAGCAAGAGTTTCGTCATCACCCTGCCCGCCGCCATTCTGATATGGGAATGGTGGAAGCGCGGGAGTGTTACCGCCACGAGTTTTATGCGGGTCATTCCCATGTTGCTGATTGGCACGGTTATAACCCTCTACGACATAAGCCTCTTCACCGCCCGCGCCCACATAGAGTTTGAGTATTCCTTTGTTGAGCGCGTCATTGCCGCGGGCAAGGCGTTGTGGTTTTACCCCGCCAAAATGCTGTGGCCCGACCCGCTGCCGGTGGTTTACTCCAAGTGGGACGTCAGTCCGGGCGGTTTGCTGAACTGGCTGCCGCTGCTTGCCGTCTTTGCTCTTGTGTTTGCCTTGTGGCGGGCAAGACGCCGCATAGGGCGCGGCCCTCTGGCGGCGACTCTGTTCTTCGGAGCCACGATCTCGCCCATGCTCGGCCTCGCCGTTAATTCCTATATGCTGTTTGCCTTTGCCGCCGACCGTTATCTGTATCCCGCGTCCATCGGTTTCATAGCGCTCCTTGTCGCCGCCGCAGTGGTCGCCTGTCGGCGGCTGCCCGTCCCCGCCATGCGCGCGGCGCAGGCGGTTGCCGCCCTGCTGCTTGTCTGTTACGGCGCTCTGACATGGAATCATTCACGGATTTACCATGACGAGATAACCTTTTTCACCCATGTTTCCTCCCACAATCCGGACGCTCATCACGCCTATTACAACCTTGGCGTCGCCCTCCGGGACGAGGAGCGCACGGAGGAGGC
Encoded here:
- a CDS encoding aminodeoxychorismate/anthranilate synthase component II, which produces MILMIDNYDSFTYNLVHYFCELGAEVSTRRNDAITTDEVEELAPEMIVISPGPCSPDKAGISLELVKRFAGKTPILGVCLGHQAVAQAFGARIERAKRLLHGKTSDILHGGGGVFKGLPSPFRATRYHSLIVDPPSLPDYFEVTAWTDEDEIMGIRHKGFSGGGRLEGVQFHPESVLTEHGMELLKNFMEGGGKCSALRPV
- the thiD gene encoding bifunctional hydroxymethylpyrimidine kinase/phosphomethylpyrimidine kinase is translated as MRSALSIAGFDSSDGAGLSADLKTFSALGVRGSAVCVCLTAQTGGGVRAAEKTPTALIDAMFAAAVEAGAPDAAKTGMLFDEETVIAVCRNIRDYSLGNIVADPVMKSSSGSPLLTDGGVEALKKELLPLCDFVTPNTEEAGRFCGGAVESEDDMETAARAIGAFGARAVIITGGHLPGSEVCDLLFSGGRSHKIRRKREGGSARGTGCVFSSALCAFLARGLDEKEAVARAGDFVSDMIRRERNS
- the folK gene encoding 2-amino-4-hydroxy-6-hydroxymethyldihydropteridine diphosphokinase — encoded protein: MSGARIFIGIGTNLGDREANCVRALLHVSSFASVVKVSPLFETEPVGVEDEQPFFMNAVAELEGAPAPEDLLMKLQEVERAMGRREKGNNRPRIIDLDILFYGGEVIESGGLRIPHPLARERRFILEPLALIAPGFTHPETGETVAEMLAGVKDNFRVEMKESRFFPHPGVENCP
- a CDS encoding tetratricopeptide repeat protein, which encodes MAKSKRRRNRPAPPPPPPPPPASDVSVLPSYPRLSRIVPPAALILLAAVSYWPVYFAGFVWDDAVFTDSQAVATWSGLWDIWFTRGGVEYEGHYWPVIYTSFWLEHKLWGYSPAGFHAVNVLLHGTVSVLLWRLLARLAVPGAWLAAAVFAAHPIHVEAVAWIISRKNLLATLFYLLAAGFWLRHYERSQTGDYIKMLALFTVGMFSKSFVITLPAAILIWEWWKRGSVTATSFMRVIPMLLIGTVITLYDISLFTARAHIEFEYSFVERVIAAGKALWFYPAKMLWPDPLPVVYSKWDVSPGGLLNWLPLLAVFALVFALWRARRRIGRGPLAATLFFGATISPMLGLAVNSYMLFAFAADRYLYPASIGFIALLVAAAVVACRRLPVPAMRAAQAVAALLLVCYGALTWNHSRIYHDEITFFTHVSSHNPDAHHAYYNLGVALRDEERTEEALAAFRNAVKQDPNSAKVHLDLGVAWLKTKDFREPEMEDYRRAERAFREAIRLKSKDAKAWKNLAAALRRQKRFKESLETMETAAKIDKDVPAWHYFYMGRDAEELKQTAKAERYYRRALEADPEFKSALRELVFLYMNAGRYGEALEAYPELPKFIDRLAYEHFNAGRFEKALEIYRHGIAVSPGDADVRANLGAVLAQLGRYPEAVDALEKALEINPRQETALANIKLVRERLNRPE
- a CDS encoding DUF192 domain-containing protein, coding for MKGAAFFVFCLTAVLWARPAAADFHFRSDCGGVARPPLEKTTVLLSGAGARAEVRAEVASSAKDKALGLMCRRNLPDGSGMLFVFDSPVSGGFWMLNTYIDLDILYIGEDGNVVRAVRMKKCPRGVFESKRRWERRCFAEAGKYAPGAEYTAALELPAGFLKRKGLVPGKTIRAEW
- a CDS encoding OB-fold domain-containing protein, translated to MGEPQIFMPELFREDEEGRVRLVAGYCPESKNWTFPRYLADPVSFTDNIEEKLLSPTGVLHSFTVVRRHMKEYENVIPFVLALVDFPETVRVMAQVETKDFDALTFGEEMAVTTGIIRKAADGSDVVSYKFIPVREMK
- a CDS encoding phosphomannomutase/phosphoglucomutase: MSGNMQNIFREYDIRGTVGDQINEETVFAIGRSYGARARREGAETVAVGRDCRPDSEKLAAALADGITGEGVNVVDIGLVSTPMLYFSIFDMDLGGGAVVTASHNPPEYNGLKLCMGKSAMFGDDIRALATSPPPSRVGRGKKSEADITGRYADFLCENVRVERGIEFAYDCGNGTGGIAAPLVFEKLGCRAEGLFTEPDGTFPNHHPDPSVEENLADLIAAVRDKNLPLGMAFDGDADRLGVVDGGGDVVRGDMLTLIFALDIAAGVPGAKIIGDVKCSKLLFELSEKSGAEAIMWKTGHSLMKKKLTDEKADLAGEMSGHIFFGDRFPGYDDALYAGVRLLEIVSKTGKSPSGLLADVPPLFSTPEIRADCPDDKKFGAAERVKTLIAERFPEAKIVDIDGVRAEFPGGWGLVRASNTQPALVLRFEAESEKRLGEIRGAVERAVAEAMEG
- the trpE gene encoding anthranilate synthase component I encodes the protein MITPSFTEFKKKLKHGNLIPVWDEIPQVDDTPVSVFAKIDRSEHSFLFESADGTDKWARHSFLGSGSNCIFRARGRSVEIIENGSARTETGDPFELLRKLLGRYKFVADPGVAPFSGGAVGHMNYDAVRLIEDLPASKPDLLGVWDLHFAVTFSVLIFDNTNSSVKIVVCAHCPDPGRAKEVYDSATKEIERLKSAVAAPPPRSSAPARDGGAGAPSSNFERADFESAVAAVKEYIRAGDIIQAVISQRWHTPLDVKPLALYRALRELNPSPYMFLLKTGGQTLVGASPEVMVRKTGAVVESRPIAGTRPRGADAAADDALARQLLADEKERAEHIMLVDLARNDLGRVAKPGTVKVDSFMKVERYSHVMHMTSNVRGEIAPGRDMIDLVKAVFPAGTLSGAPKVRAMEIIDEIEPSTRGPYGGAVGYMSFSGDMDTCIAIRTFLIKDGSIYFQAGAGIVADSDPAKEYEETVNKARALIKALEKARSVK